The genomic DNA CGTGGCAATCCTTTTGGGAATTGTTTACGCAGTCGCTGCTTTTGGTTTTTATCGAGACGAATCGCGTCAACAAGCGAGACGATTACTGTTTGCTTCGCTGATTTATCTTCCCGGTGTGTTGCTGGCGATGACATTCGATCACTTACGATTATTGAACGAAATCCTTTAGGTTTGACTCGCGGTTTTTCCGCAATAGAGGTTGTATTTCCATGTCGCATTCACACCATCCTCCCGCCATGAAGATGGGTTTGCCGATTACCGATGCCAAGCTTGGTATGTGGTTGTTTCTCGGCACGGAGATCATGTTTTTCACAGCATTCATTGGTTCATACATTGTGCTGTATTTCGGATCGGTCGATGCCACCGGAAAATCCGCTTGGCCGGTCGCTACGGACGTCACCCATATCAAGATTTGGGCTGGTGGTTTAAACACATTCATTCTGTTGGCTTCGAGTTACTTTGTCGTTGTCGCACACGAATCGATGGGAAAAAGAGACTACGCCAAAGCTCGAAAATTCCTGGGGCTGACTTTCTTGTTCGCCTGCGTGTTTATGGGAATCAAAGGGTACGAATACTACGGCAAGTTTTCTCATGAAATCGTGCCTGGTAAAATCCCTGAAACAGAGATGCAAGCGATCAAGAAAATGGAATCTGATATTGAATCGAGATACCACACTCGACTCGATGCTCTCGTTCCGAATTCGGCAATCGTCAATTCCGAAGGCGAAATGCCAGCGACTCAAGAGATGGTTTACTACCGAAAAGCTGCTGTTCTTCCGCAAGAAATTGAAGCAGCTGAAGGTGAAAAGAAAAAGAACCTCGAAGCCGT from Thalassoglobus polymorphus includes the following:
- a CDS encoding cytochrome c oxidase subunit 3, whose amino-acid sequence is MSHSHHPPAMKMGLPITDAKLGMWLFLGTEIMFFTAFIGSYIVLYFGSVDATGKSAWPVATDVTHIKIWAGGLNTFILLASSYFVVVAHESMGKRDYAKARKFLGLTFLFACVFMGIKGYEYYGKFSHEIVPGKIPETEMQAIKKMESDIESRYHTRLDALVPNSAIVNSEGEMPATQEMVYYRKAAVLPQEIEAAEGEKKKNLEAVSALNTEVSQLKEKISANSLTYDQAGTLLHNMEKDEQYGSLLKGLHLSHPIVYGNLFASTYFLITGFHAIHVIVGMILFGTALAQGSKLNERWSNWVENSGLYWHFVDLVWIFVFPLLYIIPGNI